The following DNA comes from Alienimonas californiensis.
TGCTGCTCGGCGTGCAGATTCCGTTCGTGCTGCTGGCGATCACGCTGGGGGGCGTCTTGCTGGGGCAGATCACGGCGGCGTTCGTCTGTCTGGCGGCGTACCTCGTGCTCGTGGCGAACCTCGGGCTGCTCTGGAGCGTGCTCTGCCGGCGGAGCGCGACGGCGGCGTTCTGGACGGGGTTTTCGCTGCTGATCTATTTCGCCCTGCCGCCGGTCGTGGGGTTCTTCGGTCAGGTGCTGGTGCAGATCGCGGGGCCGGTGAAGTGGGCGGTGGCGATCAAGGAGCAGGGCGCCGACCGGGCCGCGGAGTTCGGCGTGCCCCACCGGCTGGGGGAGATCTTCACCACCGGCTTCAGCGCCGGGGTGTGGAGCCCGCAGGTCGGCTTCTGTCTGGCGGCGGGGGCCGTCTGTTTCGCGGCGGCGTGGGCCAGTTTTGAACGCTTCGCCGACGCCGACCGCGCCGCCGCCCCGGACCGCGGGCTGGCGGGGCGGGCCTCCTCCAAGCCCGGCGCCCGGTTCCGCCCCGGCCGGCGGCCGGTGGCGTGGAAGGAATACCGCTTTCTCGTGGGCGGCGGCCGAGGGCTGGCCCTGCGGTTCTTCGGGCTGCTGGCGGCGTTGGGGATCGCCGTCGGCATCGGCGTGTACAACCGGGCGGACCTTGGCTCCACGCGGGTGTGGGGCGAGTTGTTCGGTACCTGGGCCGGCGTCTGCGTGGGGGCGGCGATGGCCGATTCGCTGTTCCTCGCCACCCGGATCCTCAATGAGGAACTGAAGTGGAACACCCTCGGCAATCTCCTGTTGTTGCCGAAGAGCGCCGCCTCGCTGCTGCTCGGCAAGTTGCAGGGGGCGGCGGTAGCGTTGATCCCGGCGCTGCTGACCGGGGCGGCGGCGTTCGCCGCGTTCACGGCGCTGGGCGATCCCCGCTGGGTGCAGGACGTGGTGGCGGGGGTGGTCTCCCCCGTCACCTGGGCCTTCGTGGCGGGGTGGTGCCTGTACCTGACAATCGTGGCCTACCTCAGCACCGTGGTGCGGTACGGGGCGACGGTGCTGGGGGTGATCGTCTACGGGGTGGGAGCCTACGCCCTGTCGCCGGTGTTTCTTGTGGCGGCGACGATGGGGGCGGCGGCGGATTCCGGGCAGGTCGCCGCCGTGCCGATCGCCGGCGTGCTGGCGGCGCTGACCGTCGGCGGGGCCATCCTGTGCGTGAAACGGTTCGAGAGCCTCGGCGAACGCTGAGCCGGTCCCTCAACGCCCGTCCCGTTGACCCGCCGGGCGGTTCCGAACTAAGAGCGAACGGTTCCCCGCCGCCGTTCGCGAACGCTCCATGTCCCGCCGCGCCCTGACCGCGGCGGCCGGACTGCTCGCGGGAACGCTGCTGCTGGGCTGTCACGGGGCGAACGAGGGGGCGATCGACTACCGCTACTTCCCCCCGCCGGACGTCGGCGCCCTGCGGCTGGCCCAGGTGCTGGGCACGGTGACGCCGCACGCCGACGCCCCGCTGCTGCATTCGCCCCTCGCGGCGGGCACGGCTCAATTGCAGCGGGCGGAACGCAAGTACGCCGCGACGCTCTCGCCGGCCGCGGCGGCGACGGCGATTCATCCCGGCGAGGGGTTCTCGATCACGCTGCAACAGGCGTTCGTCTCCGACTTCGCCGAGGGCGGCGTGACCCCGGCGGACGTGTTCGACAAACGGGGCGAGATCGCCGTGGTCGCCGGCGTGCGGGAACTGACCGGCGGCGAGGCGGGCGGTCCGGGCCTTGGGGCGGGCTTCGTCGCCGCGGCCCCCGCGCTGGACGATCGCCCCACCTCCGGCCGGGTCGTGTTCTACAGCGGCGACGTGACGGGCCGCTCCCGGCTGGTGGGCGACGCGGACGGCCAGTACCTCAACTTCTCCGCCGTGCCGCTGCACGTCGCCCACGACTACGCCGGCGGGCCGATCGAGATCAGCCTGTATCTGTTGGAACTGGACGGGGCGGAGCGGGACCGCTCCCGGGACCTGCTCGCCACCCTGGCGGCGTTCGGCGACCGGGCCTACCCGCCGGGGTCGCCGGTGTTGGCGCTGCTGGACGAACTGGGCGGCGCCCTGCTGGCGTCCGTGCCGGACGAGAGCGTGGAGTTCCGCTACACCTGCGTGCTCCACCCCTGCCGGGAGGGGGCGCTGCCGCAGGCCCAGTTGCGGGAGGGGAACTACGTATTCATCAAGCAGGACCACCGCCGCCTGCCGGGGCCGCTGCGGGCCGCCCGCAACCGCCTCACCGACACCCCCGATCCCGGGGCTCCGGTCGACTGGGACCGCGTGCGGTTCGACCCGCTCCAGGGCCGCCTGATGACGCCGGCCGACGATGGCGTCCGCTACCGTTTCTACCGCGACCACACCTACCTCACGCTGCAGGTACGTCGGAGCGGGGCGACGGACGGGTTGGCCCCGTACTGCGATCCGCTGCCGCCGCCCGAGTTGCTGGGCCTGTCGGGGCTGACCAGCCTGTCCGGGTTGGCGCCGCCCATCGGTCCCGCGGAGGCCGCATTGCCGGAGCCCGCCCCGACCGGGCTCGCCCCGACGGCGCGCGACCCGGGGGCGGTTGCGGTGGAGGCGAACGGCGGGTCGACTTTGCCGCTATGGACCCGCCTCCCGCCCCCCGCAGCGCCGGCCCTGCCGGCTCCGCCGCCGCTGCCGTTGACGACGGACCCGCCGAGGGCGGAATGAGCCGCGGCGGTCTGGTCGCCCCCGCGCCGGATCGGGACCGGATCGCCCTGGGCATCCGGCAACCGTGGTGCGAACTGATCCTGCGGGGCCGCAAGACGCTGGAGATCCGCACCCGCCCCACCGAGGTGCGGGGGACGATCTACGTCTACTCCGCGAAGAAGCTCAGCGACCTGCCGGAACTGGAGGTCGTCCTGTTGCGGGAGGAGGTGAACCCGGACCCGCTGCCCAAAGGGTCGCTGGTGGGCACGGTGGAGATCGTCGGCTGCCGGCGGGCGACGCCGGAGGACGCCGCCGCCTCCTGCGTGCCGCCGCGGGAACTGGAGAACCGCTGGGCCTGGGAACTGGCGCACCCGATCCGGTTCGCCGAGCCGGTCAAGCCGCGGTTCCTGCCCTACGGCGTGTGGTTCTACCCGTTCAAGCGGCGAAGTGAATCGTCCGTCTAAGCCGGAGCCATGCCTCCGGCCTGGGCGCCACAATCAGGACCGACCGGCCGCCACCATCTCGCGGGTGAAGTCGCTCACGTCCTTGAGCACCGCCTCCTTCGGCTGATCCGCGAGGGCTTCGAGCCGGCGGACCAGGGCGCTGCCGACGATCGCCCCGTCGGCGTGCCCTCGCAGGGCTTGCACGTGCTCCGGCTTGCTGACGCCGAAGCCCACCGCCAGCGGCAGGTCCGTCTGCTGCCGGAGCCGGTCGAGGTGGGCGGTCAGTTCCAACGGCAGCGCGTCCCGTTCCCCCGTCGTCCCGGCGACGGACAGGCAGTACACGAACCCGCTGCAGGCCGCGAGGATTTTCCGCACCCGCTCCGCCGGGGTGAGCGGCGAGATGAGCTGCACCAGGTCCAGGCCCGCCGCCCCCGCGGCCTCGGCGAGCCCGGCCGCCTCGTCGCCCGGCACGTCCGGCACGATCAACCCCGCCAGCCCCGCCGCCTTGGCCCTCGCACAGAACGCCTCGAACCCGACCCGCTGGACGATGGAAACGCTGACCATTCCCACGAGCGGCGGGAGGGCTTCCGTGTCGAGTTCTTCCAGCATCGCCCAGAACTGCGACAGCTTGAACCCGGCGCCCAGCGCCCGCGTGTAGCTGGCCTGGATGACCGGCCCGTCGGCGATCGGGTCGGAGAAGGGCACGCCCAGCTCGATCAGATCCGCCCCGGCGTCGGCGAGCGTGCGGAGCACCTCCGCGGTCGTGTCGCAGTCCGGATCCCCGGCCGCGACGAACGGCATGAAGGCGAGGCGGTTCTCCGCCTTCGCGGCGGCGAAAGCGGCGGTGATGGGGGACGGCATGCTGTCGGCGTCTGTGAGCCCGAAGCGCAAGCGAGGCGAGCGACTTTCGATGATGGGAGAACGCTCAGGCTACTCTTCCGCCGCCGATTCGGCATCGTCACGGCCTTTCCGGTCCTGTGCGGTTCCGACGTACTCCGACGCGTCCGCCACGTCGGCCTCGGTATCCAGAAACTGAACGTCTCCGCCCTCGGTCCACCAACGGTCCCGCCGGGGCTGATCCTCTTTCAGCCGCCGCGCCGTCGAGGCCTTCAACTGTCGGCGGACCTCCGGCGGATCAACCTGCGGGGCTGAGAGGACCACGTGCACGTGGTTGGTTCGCACCGCGACCGCGTGCAACGGCCAGGATCGGATGCGGCAGTGAGCTCGGATCGTTTCCAGCACAAGCTCCCGCTGAGCTAAGTTCAGCACGCACGGTGTCGCCGCCATCCGCCGTGCCGCGAATCGCTCGCGCTGCGGGTGGGGCGGCAATCCCCGCTGTCCCCGCTGACTCCAACCGCGGGCGTCGCCGGGGAGGTGCGTCCCGTAGGTCGTCCACGTCAGAAAGAGCGCGAGCGGTTCGCCGTGCATCGGACGCGTCTGGCCTCGCTTGCGCTTCGGGCTCACAGGGTGGGGAATTACAGCTTTTCGCCCAGCAACCGGGCGACCTCGTAGACGTCCTTGTCGCCGCGGCCGGAGAGGCAGATCACGACGTGGTCGTCCGCCGGGCGGTTGCCGGCGGTGTCGAGGACGTATTGGATCGCGTGGGCCGTCTCGACGGCGGGGATGATGCCCTCCAGTTCGCTGCACTTTCGGAAGGCCGACAGGGCGGCGTCGTCGCCGACGGCGACGTACTTCACGCGGCCGCTGTCCTTCCAGTAGCTGTGCTCCGGGCCGACGCCCGGGTAGTCCAGTCCGGCGGAGACGCTGTGCACGGGGCTCGTCTGGCCGTCGTCGTCCTGCAACACGTAGCTGAACGACCCGTGCAGCACGCCGGGGCGACCGAAGCTCAGCGTGCTGGCGTGGTCCCCGGCGTTCGGGCTGCGGCCGCCGGCTTCGACGCCGACCAGCGTGACCGATTCGTCCTCCACGAACGGGTAGAAGATGCCCGCGGCGTTCGACCCGCCGCCGACGCAGGCGACGACCTCGTCCGGCAGGCCGCCGAAGTGCTCCGATGCCTGCTGCTTCGTCTCGCGGCCGATGACGGACTGGAAGTCCCGCACCATCTTGGGGAACGGGTCCGGGCCGACGACGCTGCCGATGATGTAGTGGGTGTTTTCGACGCTGCCCATCCAGTCCCGCATCGCCTCGTTGGTCGCGTCCTTGAGCGTTTTGGAGCCGCTGGAGACCGGCCGCACCTCGGCCCCCATCAGTCTCATGCGGAAGACGTTGAGGGCCTGCCGGCGGATGTCCTCCTCGCCCATGTAGACGATGCACTCCAGCCCAAAGCGGGCGCAGGCGGTCGCCGTGGCGACGCCGTGCTGGCCGGCGCCGGTCTCGGCGATGATCCGCCGCTTGCCCATCTTGCGGGCCAGCAGGGCCTGACCCAGCGAGTTGTTGATCTTGTGGGCACCCGTGTGGTTCAGGTCCTCCCGCTTGAGCCAGACGTTCGCCCCGCCGCAGTGGTCGGACAGGCGGTCCGCCCGGTACAGCGGCGTGGGCCGGCCGACGTACTCGCGGAGCAGCCCGCGGAACTCGGCTTGGAAGTCGCTGTCGTCGGCGAGGGCGGAGTAGCCCTCGGCGAGTTCTTCCAGGGCCCGCATCAGCGTTTCGGGTACGTAGCGGCCGCCGTGGGCGCCGAAGCGGCCGGCGGCGTCGGGCACGCTGGCCGACGCCTTGGCCGGGGCGGCCCCAGAGTGGGCGGCTTCGGACGGGGCGGCGGCGGGCGGATCGGTCAGGGCGGGCATGGGCGGATGATCGGGCGGCCGGCGCCGGGCGGCAAGCCGGGGGCGGGGCGGTCGAGGAGGGACGCGGGAGGGCGGGGACTGAACCGTCCGCACGCCGGCGATCGGCGGCGGACGCTTGAAGCGGCCGGGAGGCTCCGTCCACACTCCGGCGGCGTCCGCCGTCCCGGGGGAACCGCAGCCCCGCCCCGGATCGAACCGCCGCCGTGCCCGACCCGTCCCCGTCCCCCGAGTTCGCCCCCCTCGCCCGGCTGAGGGAGCAGGTCTCGCGGGTGCTGCTGGGCAAGCCGGAGCCGATTCGACTGGCCCTCGTCGCCCTGCTGGGCGGCGGGCACATCCTGATCGAAGACGCCCCCGGCGTCGGCAAGACGAGCCTCGCCAAGGCGATCGCCAAAAGCCTCGACGGGACGTTCACCCGGTTGCAGTTCACCCCGGACATGCTGCCCAGCGACATTCTGGGGGCCAGCCTGTTCAAGCCGGACATGGGCGAGTTTGAGTTCCGCCGCGGCCCGATCTTCACGAACGTCCTGCTGGCGGACGAGATCAACCGGACGACCCCCCGCACCCAGTCGGCCCTGTTGGAGGCGATGAGCGAGGGGCAGGTCAGCGTCGAGGGGGCGACCCTGCCGCTGGAGCCCCCGTTCTTCGTGATCGCGACGCAGAACCCGCTGGAAAGCGAGGGGACCTACCCGCTGCCGGACAACCAACTGGACCGGTTCATGGTCTGCACCGGCATCGGCTATCCGGACCGGGAGCACGAACGCCGGGCCCTGATCGACCACGCCGGCCGCGACCCGCTGGACGACGTGGCGCCGGTGATTTCCCGGCAGGAACTGAAGGCCCTGCGGACGCGGGTCGGGGCGGTGCGGGTGGACGATTCGCTGCGGGATTACCTGCTGGACATCGTGGAGGCGACGCGGTCGCACGCCGATCTGGTGCAGGGGGCGAGCACCCGCGGGGCGCTGACGTTCGACACCGCCGCCCGGGCCGCCGCCGTGCTGGACGGGCGGGATTACGTGACGCCGGACGACGTGAAAGGGCTCGCCGTGCCCGTGCTGGCCCACCGCCTGGGCGTGCGGGGCACGATGCGGGAGGGCCGCCGGGAGAAGGCCGGAGCGGTGGTGCGGCAGATCCTCGCCGAGGTGCCGGTCCCCGGCTGAGAGACGTCTCCGCCGGATCCGTGGGTCGGGCTGAGGGGAAAGGGATTCGTCTCGCCCCGGTCGGGACGAACGACTAAACCCCCCGCGCCCGAACCATTCCCCGGACCGCTCGCCGTGCTGAATCGTCTGCCGTTCGCCCTGCTCGCCGCCCTGTGCGTCGGCGCCCTCGCCGCCCCGGCCCACGCCCGTCGTCAGGCCGCCGACCCCGGGGCCGCCCAGGCAGAGCCTGCCAAAGTGCGGGCCCGGGCGTTCTTGAAGACGGACAAGCTGCCCGCCGGCGCCCGCACGGAGGTCGCCGTGGTGCTGGACGTGCAGCCCGGCTGGCACGTCAACACGAACCCGGCACCGTCCAAGTACGCGGTGCCGACGACCGTCACCGTGGAGACCAGCCGCGGCACCCGGGTTGGCGAGTTCGCCTACCCGACGCTCCCCCCCGCGACGGCGGGCGGGCCGCGGCGGCCGGTCACGGAGCTGAGCGGCCGGGTCGTGCTGCGGGCCCCGGTACAGGTGCCGGTCGAAGCGGCCGGGGGGAACGAACGGCTGACGGTCACCGTGAAATATCAGGCCTGCAACGCGAACAGCTGCCTGCGGCCGAAAACGTTGACGTTCGGCGGTATGCTGCCCGTCGCCGCCCCCGGCGCCCCGGTGCACCTCGCCAACGCGGAGTGGTTCGCCGACGACGCCGACGGGCCGGACGCCACCCGTACCGCCGAACGTTAGAACGCTCGGGCGTTCGGCCCGAACCTTAGTCAAACCGTATTGCTGATGGACGTCTCCCCCCCGACCGGGAACGAGGCCGCGCTGGTCAAAACGAAGATCGTCGCCACCGTCGGCCCGGCCTGCTGGAGCCCCGAGGGGCTCCGCAGCCTGGTGCTGGCCGGGGTGGACGTCTTCCGTCTGAACTTCGCCCACGGGGAGCACGCCCGGCTGGCGGAGGTCGTCGCGGAAGTGCGGCGGATTTCCGCGGATCTCGACCGCCCCGTCGCCCTGCTGGGCGACCTCTCCGGTCCGAAGATCCGCCTCGGCGAGCTGCCGGACGAGGGGCTGGAGTGCGGCCTCGGCGAGACCTTCAAGTTCGCCCGGGAGGCGGTGGAAACCGACCCCCGCACGCTGACCTGCACCTACGAGCCGCTGATCGACGACCTGCGGGTCGGCGACCGCGTGCTGCTGGCCGACGGCACCGTCGCCATGCGGGTGACCTCCGTGAAGGAGCAGGGCGGCTTGCCCGTGCTGGTGGAATGCACCGTCGAGCAGCCCGGCCTGATCCGCTCCAAGCAGGGCATCAACCTGCCCGGCGTGACGCTCTCCACCCCCAGCCTGACCGAGAAGGACCGGGACGACCTCGCCTTCGCCGTCCGGCAGGGCCTGGATTACGTCGGTCTGAGCTTCGTCCGCAAGGCGTCGGACATCACCGAACTGCGGTCCGCCATCGCGGATCACGAGGCAAAGTGCCCGCCGCAGATCGTGGCGAAGATTGAAAAATTAGAGGCCGTCGCCGAGCTCGAGAAGATCATCGCCGAGACCGACGCCGTGATGGTCGCCCGCGGCGACCTCGGCGTGGAGGCGGACATCGCCCGGGTGCCGGTGCTTCAGAAGCGGATCATCCGGCTCTGCAACCACCACCGCGTGCCGGTGATCACGGCGACGCAGATGCTGGACAGCATGCAGGAGTCGGAGCGCCCGACCCGGGCCGAGGCGACCGACGTGGCGAACGCCGTGCTGGACGGCTCCGACGCGGTGATGCTCTCCGGCGAAACCGCGATCGGCGCCCACCCCCGCGGGGCGGTGCGGATGATGAGCCGCATCGCGGTCGAGGCCGAGAGCGATCCCGATTTCCACGCCGCCGGCCTGCGGGCCGACGCCGACGAGGGCCGTCACCACGCCCACCCGATCACCGAGGCCGTCACCGAGGGCAGCGTCGCCGCGGCGGTGCAACTCGGGGCGAAGCTGATCGTGGTCGCCACCCACAGCGGCAAAAGTGCCCTGGCGGTCTCGGCGAAGCGGTCGCCGATCCCGATTCTCGCCCTCACCGATCAGGCGGACGCCGCCCGCCGGATGGCGCTGTACTTCGGCGTCACCCCGGTCCGCACCGACGCCGTCGCCGGCGATCCCCGCGAGGTGCTCGCCTTCGTGGTCAACTGGGGCCGCAAGCACGACGTGCTGCACGCGGGCGACCGCATCGTGCTGGTCGGCACCTCCAAGTGGAGCGCCAAGGGGCACGACCTGATGCTCGTCCATCAGATCGCGTAGGCGAGGCCGTGGGCGAGCGGTGGGCGTCAGCCCTCTGCTCGCCTTCTCGGTTCACAGCTTGAAGACCTCGCCCCGGTCCGGAACGACCGGGTCTTCGTCGCAGCAGTCGCGGATCAGGCCGGCGAAGCTTTGGGCGACGTCCGGCTCGCCGTGGACGAGGAAGCACCGGCCGACGCCGCCCTCGTTCGCCATCGCTTCGAACCACCATTTCAGGTCGTCCGCCCCGGCGTGGGCGGACAGGCCGCCGAACTGCTCCACGTGGCAGCGGATCGGCACGCGGCGGTCGAAGATCTCGACCCACTCCCGTTTCTCCGCAATCGCGCGCCCGGTGGTGCCGCGGCCCTGGTAGCCGATCAGGCAGACGCAGTCGTGTTCGTTCGGCAGGGCCCGGGCGAGGTGGTGCCGCACCCGGCCGGCGTCGCACATCCCGCTGGCGGAGATTACCACGAACGGCGGCCCGACCTGGTTGATGGCGACGCTGTCCTGCCGCGAGGTCGTGTAGAGCAGCCGGTCGAAGTCGAACAAATCGTCGTCGATCTTCAACATCTGATGGGCCTCCTCGTCCATCAGGTCCTGCCGGTCCCGATAGATCTCCGTCAGGCGGGTGGCCAGCGGCGAATCGACGTAGACCGGCATGTCCGGCAGCACGCCGAGTTCCGCTAACTCGTTCAGGTAGTAGACGATCTGCTGGGTCCGCCCGAGGCTGAACGCCGGGATCACCACCCGCCCGCCGTCCACCCAGGCCCGGGTGAGGATGCGGAGCAGTTCGCTGGCGAGGTCCCCCGGCGGGGTGTGAATCTTGTCACCGTAGGTGCATTCGGAGATCAGCACGTCGCAGCCCGGCAGCGTCGCCGGGTCCTTCAACAACGGCATCCCCCGCCGGCCGAGGTCGCCGGTGAACACCAGCCGGGTGGCGTTCGGGACTTTGCCGATCGACAGCTCCGTGATCGCCGAGCCCAGGATGTGCCCGGCCTCGCGGAAGGTCAGCTTGAGGTGCGGGTTCAGCCGCGTCGGTTCGTTGTAGGGGATCGGCTGGAACAGCTTGATCGCCCGCTGGGCGTCCTGCTCCGTGTACAGCGGCTGGGCGCCGGGGTGGTCGGGGCCGAACCGCTTGTGGCAGAAGGCGGCGTCCTCCTCCTGAATGTGGGCGCTGTCCCGCAGCATCACCGCGGCGATCCGGGCCGTGGCGGGGGTGCAGTAAATTTCGCCGTCGAACCCGTCCCGCACGAGCATCGGCAGCCGGCCGCAGTGATCGGCGTGGGCGTGCGAGAGAACCACCGCGTCCAGATCCCGCGGATGGCAGTCCAGCCGGCGGTTGTCCGCGTGGGCGCCCGGCCCGCCCTGGAACAGCCCGCAGTCCAGCAGGATGCGAAACGAGCGGTGCTCCAACAGGTGTTGGGACCCGGTGACCTCCCCGGCGGCGCCCAGGGCGGTGTAGGTCAGCGACATGCGGGCGCTCTCGCGAGGACGTGCGGGGGGCGGGGGGGGGAGCCGCCGGACGGCCAAGGGTGGGGAACGCCCGCACCGGACGCCAACGCCGCGGCCCCCGCGGGCGGATCGGGGCGTCCCCTTCCGGCCGCGACCGTCGATCGGCCACAATGACCCTGCGAGAAGTAATGACGAGAATCGCCGCAGTTCCCCCAACGCCGTCGCTCTCCCCGTCGTAATAGGGGGAGAGGACCGCCCATGACCGTCACGATGGCCGACTCCCCGGCCCGCCCGCCTGCCGACCCCGACGACTCCGGATTCTTCCCGGCGGTCGACGCTTCGGCGGACGATTCCCCGGATCAGGAGGAGGCCCGGCACGCCGCCGGCGAGGCCCGCCTCGTCGAGATGGCCCGTCAGGGCGACCAGGCCGCCTACGGCGAACTGGTGAACCGCTACGAACGCCGGTTGCTCCGCGTGATCGGCCGGTTCGTCCGCGACCGCGAGATCGCCCGCGATCTCGCCCAGGAGACCTTCATCAAGGTCTACCGCCAACTGGACAAGTTCGACGCCTCCCGGCGGTTCGGCCCCTGGCTGTTCCGCATCGGCGTGAACC
Coding sequences within:
- a CDS encoding ABC-2 transporter permease, whose translation is MLSGSLALFDRALKTEASGLRGHLLRLGFAGFIEIALLIAAATSLTLGAPGLAFFENICWLNVVFISLAAVSLFATAVTEEKEEGTLGLLRMANVGRAALMLGKSTSRLVAALLLLGVQIPFVLLAITLGGVLLGQITAAFVCLAAYLVLVANLGLLWSVLCRRSATAAFWTGFSLLIYFALPPVVGFFGQVLVQIAGPVKWAVAIKEQGADRAAEFGVPHRLGEIFTTGFSAGVWSPQVGFCLAAGAVCFAAAWASFERFADADRAAAPDRGLAGRASSKPGARFRPGRRPVAWKEYRFLVGGGRGLALRFFGLLAALGIAVGIGVYNRADLGSTRVWGELFGTWAGVCVGAAMADSLFLATRILNEELKWNTLGNLLLLPKSAASLLLGKLQGAAVALIPALLTGAAAFAAFTALGDPRWVQDVVAGVVSPVTWAFVAGWCLYLTIVAYLSTVVRYGATVLGVIVYGVGAYALSPVFLVAATMGAAADSGQVAAVPIAGVLAALTVGGAILCVKRFESLGER
- a CDS encoding ASCH domain-containing protein; the encoded protein is MSRGGLVAPAPDRDRIALGIRQPWCELILRGRKTLEIRTRPTEVRGTIYVYSAKKLSDLPELEVVLLREEVNPDPLPKGSLVGTVEIVGCRRATPEDAAASCVPPRELENRWAWELAHPIRFAEPVKPRFLPYGVWFYPFKRRSESSV
- the trpA gene encoding tryptophan synthase subunit alpha, with the translated sequence MPSPITAAFAAAKAENRLAFMPFVAAGDPDCDTTAEVLRTLADAGADLIELGVPFSDPIADGPVIQASYTRALGAGFKLSQFWAMLEELDTEALPPLVGMVSVSIVQRVGFEAFCARAKAAGLAGLIVPDVPGDEAAGLAEAAGAAGLDLVQLISPLTPAERVRKILAACSGFVYCLSVAGTTGERDALPLELTAHLDRLRQQTDLPLAVGFGVSKPEHVQALRGHADGAIVGSALVRRLEALADQPKEAVLKDVSDFTREMVAAGRS
- a CDS encoding transposase translates to MHGEPLALFLTWTTYGTHLPGDARGWSQRGQRGLPPHPQRERFAARRMAATPCVLNLAQRELVLETIRAHCRIRSWPLHAVAVRTNHVHVVLSAPQVDPPEVRRQLKASTARRLKEDQPRRDRWWTEGGDVQFLDTEADVADASEYVGTAQDRKGRDDAESAAEE
- the trpB gene encoding tryptophan synthase subunit beta, with the protein product MPALTDPPAAAPSEAAHSGAAPAKASASVPDAAGRFGAHGGRYVPETLMRALEELAEGYSALADDSDFQAEFRGLLREYVGRPTPLYRADRLSDHCGGANVWLKREDLNHTGAHKINNSLGQALLARKMGKRRIIAETGAGQHGVATATACARFGLECIVYMGEEDIRRQALNVFRMRLMGAEVRPVSSGSKTLKDATNEAMRDWMGSVENTHYIIGSVVGPDPFPKMVRDFQSVIGRETKQQASEHFGGLPDEVVACVGGGSNAAGIFYPFVEDESVTLVGVEAGGRSPNAGDHASTLSFGRPGVLHGSFSYVLQDDDGQTSPVHSVSAGLDYPGVGPEHSYWKDSGRVKYVAVGDDAALSAFRKCSELEGIIPAVETAHAIQYVLDTAGNRPADDHVVICLSGRGDKDVYEVARLLGEKL
- a CDS encoding AAA family ATPase, which encodes MPDPSPSPEFAPLARLREQVSRVLLGKPEPIRLALVALLGGGHILIEDAPGVGKTSLAKAIAKSLDGTFTRLQFTPDMLPSDILGASLFKPDMGEFEFRRGPIFTNVLLADEINRTTPRTQSALLEAMSEGQVSVEGATLPLEPPFFVIATQNPLESEGTYPLPDNQLDRFMVCTGIGYPDREHERRALIDHAGRDPLDDVAPVISRQELKALRTRVGAVRVDDSLRDYLLDIVEATRSHADLVQGASTRGALTFDTAARAAAVLDGRDYVTPDDVKGLAVPVLAHRLGVRGTMREGRREKAGAVVRQILAEVPVPG
- a CDS encoding protein-disulfide reductase DsbD domain-containing protein; protein product: MLNRLPFALLAALCVGALAAPAHARRQAADPGAAQAEPAKVRARAFLKTDKLPAGARTEVAVVLDVQPGWHVNTNPAPSKYAVPTTVTVETSRGTRVGEFAYPTLPPATAGGPRRPVTELSGRVVLRAPVQVPVEAAGGNERLTVTVKYQACNANSCLRPKTLTFGGMLPVAAPGAPVHLANAEWFADDADGPDATRTAER
- the pyk gene encoding pyruvate kinase, yielding MDVSPPTGNEAALVKTKIVATVGPACWSPEGLRSLVLAGVDVFRLNFAHGEHARLAEVVAEVRRISADLDRPVALLGDLSGPKIRLGELPDEGLECGLGETFKFAREAVETDPRTLTCTYEPLIDDLRVGDRVLLADGTVAMRVTSVKEQGGLPVLVECTVEQPGLIRSKQGINLPGVTLSTPSLTEKDRDDLAFAVRQGLDYVGLSFVRKASDITELRSAIADHEAKCPPQIVAKIEKLEAVAELEKIIAETDAVMVARGDLGVEADIARVPVLQKRIIRLCNHHRVPVITATQMLDSMQESERPTRAEATDVANAVLDGSDAVMLSGETAIGAHPRGAVRMMSRIAVEAESDPDFHAAGLRADADEGRHHAHPITEAVTEGSVAAAVQLGAKLIVVATHSGKSALAVSAKRSPIPILALTDQADAARRMALYFGVTPVRTDAVAGDPREVLAFVVNWGRKHDVLHAGDRIVLVGTSKWSAKGHDLMLVHQIA
- a CDS encoding MBL fold metallo-hydrolase RNA specificity domain-containing protein, which encodes MSLTYTALGAAGEVTGSQHLLEHRSFRILLDCGLFQGGPGAHADNRRLDCHPRDLDAVVLSHAHADHCGRLPMLVRDGFDGEIYCTPATARIAAVMLRDSAHIQEEDAAFCHKRFGPDHPGAQPLYTEQDAQRAIKLFQPIPYNEPTRLNPHLKLTFREAGHILGSAITELSIGKVPNATRLVFTGDLGRRGMPLLKDPATLPGCDVLISECTYGDKIHTPPGDLASELLRILTRAWVDGGRVVIPAFSLGRTQQIVYYLNELAELGVLPDMPVYVDSPLATRLTEIYRDRQDLMDEEAHQMLKIDDDLFDFDRLLYTTSRQDSVAINQVGPPFVVISASGMCDAGRVRHHLARALPNEHDCVCLIGYQGRGTTGRAIAEKREWVEIFDRRVPIRCHVEQFGGLSAHAGADDLKWWFEAMANEGGVGRCFLVHGEPDVAQSFAGLIRDCCDEDPVVPDRGEVFKL
- a CDS encoding RNA polymerase sigma factor; this encodes MADSPARPPADPDDSGFFPAVDASADDSPDQEEARHAAGEARLVEMARQGDQAAYGELVNRYERRLLRVIGRFVRDREIARDLAQETFIKVYRQLDKFDASRRFGPWLFRIGVNLTLDYLRKQKRRGRRPLFSEVSKDRPIEPETADPRGNLDLSEEVEAVLAKIPEKYRKVLILRDLENFPTSEIAAIEGRKEATIRWRLAEARNMFAEHWTSRSSA